DNA sequence from the Cohnella herbarum genome:
CGAACCAGAGTCAACACCCCTTCCAGGGGCACCGTCCCCGCTCCGAGCCGTAGATGATCATCCTTCTCTCCCCTATTATCGCTGAGATGAAGACTGATCACATAGGGCAGCAGATTTTGAAGGGACATTAGGCATTGACCCTTGCCGGTTAGATGCGCATGACCGACATCAAAAACGATGCGGACGCGCGGAGAATCCGCTTTTTGCACGACCTGTTTGATGAATGAGGCATCTACTCCCAACAGCCCCGGATACGGAGGCACATTTTCTAAAGCGATAATGACCTCATATCCCTCCGTAGCTTCCAAAACCCTCTGCAAGAAGGATACGACGCGGTTCGCTGCTTCATTATGAGTATCATTCTCGTTCGGATCGTCTAACTTCCCCTCCCGTTCGCCGGGATGGACGACTACATGAGCGCAACCGAGTTGTTCGGCAATTTGCAGGGTCCGCTGCAGTAAGGATGCAGAGGCACGAATGGTTTCCGTGTCAGTGGAAGCCGGATTACAGCCCGTAATGGGGGCATGGAGAGACCAGCTAATGCCGTTATCTTGTCCAATCCGTTTAAGCCAGGCCAATTGCTCCTCGGACCAATCCAGCAATTCTCCATGACGGCCCTCGCACATAATCTCAACGGCCTTCCAGCCCTCGTCAACCAATTCGACCACGGTTTCTCGTAGGGGATTTTCGATCCAAGCGTAGGTAGAAACGAAATAATCGCGGCTCGCAGACATTGTCATCCTCCTAACTTTTCTCTATGATAAGCCCGAATCACTTAATTCCCGAATGAATGAAGCTGTTCATGAACTGTCGTTGAAATAGCAGGAACCCGATCAGCAGCGGAGCGATGACGAGCAGCGTCGCCGCGCTGACCTCCGTCCACTGCGCTCCTATTTCGAAAGACTGGGCAAAAATCGCTAGTCCAACCGTAAGCGGGCGGTTTTCTACGGAATTGGTCACAATAAGCGGCCACAAGAAATTGTTCCAATGATAACTAACCGATACGAGACCGAATGCGACATAAGTCGGACGGGACAGCGGAAAATAAATCTTCCACAATATCGTCCACTTCGAATAGCCCTCGATTTCGGCCGCCTCGTCCAGCTCCGGCGGAATCGTCTTAAACATCTGCCGCAGAAGGAAAATCCCGAAGGCTGATGCGAAATAAGGAAGCATGATTCCCAGCTTCGTATCTAATAGAAATAATTCCTTGAGCACGTTATAGTTCGGGAAAATCAGCACATCGGCAGGAATCATGATTTGTACAAGAAACAGCATGAAAACTACGTTTTTCGCCATAAACTCTAATCGGGCAAAAGCGAAAGCCGCCATCGTAGCCGTCAGCATCTGGACGGCGAATACGCACACGACGATGATAATAGTATTGATGTAATACTGCGCGAACGGCGCCGCCGACCAAACTCTGGCAAAGTTATCAAGCGTGAATTCAAGCGAGAACGCCGGCGACAACGCAATTTCCCTCGGGCGGAAAGCGGTAACCGTCATCCATAGAAGAGGAACTAGCCACAATGCGGCACAAGCATATAGAAGCCATCGGCTTATTTTCAATTTTTTGAGCAGCATAAGATCGCCTTTCTCTTCCTTAGCGGTAGTGAATTTTTTTATCGAGCCCAAAAAAGTTAAGCGCCGCGAACAGCAGCAGAACTCCGATCATAACAACCGTTAAGGTCGAGGCCATTCCCTGATCCCAGAAGCTGAAGGCCGATTCGTAAATGTAATAAAGCAGCAGATTGCTAGCGTTATTCGGTCCGCCCTTGGTCATGATCATGATGTGATCAACCAGCTTAAAAGAGTTCGTCAACGCTACAATGGAAACGAACAGCGTCGTAGGCATTAGCAGCGGAAAGGTGATTTTGCGGAATACCGTCCAACGTCCCACGCCATCCACCTGCGCCGATTCATATAAATCGGGAGGAATATTTTGCAGCCCCGCCAAGAAGAAGATCATAAAATAGCCGGCTTCTTTCCAAACGACCATAATAACCATCGCCCACATTACGTATTGCGGCGATCCGAGCCAATTGATATCGCCTTGACCGATGCTCTTCATTAATCGGCTGAGCAGTCCGTATTGAGGCGTATAGATGAAGAGCCATACGTTGGCGACGGCAATCATCGGGATCATCGTCGGGTAGAAAAAGGAAATACGGACCAAGCTCGTTCCCCGCAACGCTTTATTGCAATAGATCGCCATCAGTATTGCCAGTACGATGGATGTCGGAACCGTTCCTATGGCGAACCACAGGTTATTGGACATAACCTTCCAAAATACCTCGTCGCCTATTAAATTCGCGTAATTATCGAACCCTAGGAAGACCGGCACCGCTGTGGCCAAATCCGCTTGGAACAAGCTAAGCTTGACGGTTTGGGCAATCGGATAAAAAGTAAAGAGGAATAAAAAAAGCAGAGAAGGCAGAAGCAGCAGCCAGGCAAAAGCGTTCGCTTTCCAATGAAACCTTAACTTTCTGTTGTCCAATCGGGTACCTCCTATCAAACGTGTTGAAAAAGGAAAGGGAGCATGGCACCGCAACGGAACTCCGTAAAGGTGCCGCCCGGCGTCATGCCCCCGCTTCTGCGAATCTGTTACTTGTTAAACGGAGCCAGCGCTTTATCCGCCTCTTCCTGAGCTTTCTTCAATGCTTCCTCCGGCGTCATGCTGCCGGTCAGAACGGCTTGGATAGGATCGCTCAAAGCTTTAATCACCTTGCCGTTATTATGGGTAGACAGTTCGGCCGCAGCGTATTCAAGCTGATCGCGGGCAACTAGAGCCGCAGGGAAATCAGCCGTGTACTTCTTCATCCGCTCGGATTCGTAAGCTGATTTCTTGACGGCCACGTAGCCGGTATCCATGCTCCACTGCGCCGCGCGCTCCGTCTCCGTCATGAACTGAATGAATTTCCAAGCCGCATCCTGCTTCTTCTTGTCGATGTCTTTGAAAATATACATATTGCCTCCGCCGGTCGGGCTTCCGTAGCTTTTGTTCTTAGGCAGGAAGCTTACGCCGAAATTGAACTTGGCGTTATTCTTAACGTTAGACAGGTTACCCGTCGTGTGGTACATCATAGCCGTCTTGCCTTCCAGGAAGTCGGAAGGTACGGTTCCCCACTCGGTTACTCCTTCTGGGATGACTTTATCCTTCTTCGCTAGATCGCTCCAGTATTGCAAGCCTTCGATATTTTCCGGCGTATTAAACATAACCTTCTTGCCGTCCTCGCTCATCAAGTTGTTGCCATTTTGCAGAGCGAACGTTTGCAGCATCCAGTAGGCGTAGCCCGATACGGGAATTTCCAAGCCCCACGTACCATCCTTAGTCAGTTTCTTGGCATAATCCTTCATCTCGTCCCATGTTTGCGGCGCTTTCTCCGGATCTAGACCGGCTGCTTGAAACAGATCCTTGTTGTAATAAAGGACGATGGTGCTGCGTTGGAACGGGATACTGTAGGTTTTGCCGCCGGTTTGGGAATTGGATAGGAATGCCGGGTAGAAGTCCGACAAATACGTATCTCCGCCTTCCGTAGCAATGTAATCATCCAGTGGGATAATCGCATCCATATCAAGCAAGCTGAATAGCTCCGTCGATTGCAGCACGGCCACGTCGGGTGGATTTTTGCTTTGCACCCCCGCCTGTGTTTTGACCGCGGTATCCGCATAACTGCCCGTGTATACCGGCTTGATCGTAATATTAGGATTTTGCTTCGTAAATTCTTGAGCCATGCCTTCCACCGTGGCGGTTAGCGGACCTCCTACGGCAATTGGATAATAGAAGGTAAGTTCGACCTTTTCCTCATTATTCGCTTCATTGACTGGCGCTGAGGAGGAAGGGGATACCGTTGCCGCCGATGACTGTTCCTCGGGGGCGGTATTGTTGTTAGAGCAAGCCGTTATAGATAACATAAGACATAAAGAAACAAAAATCGTTTTATTGGACATTTTCGAGATCAGGCGCATAGTATTCTCTCCTTCAAAATGATAATGGGTGTTTGAACCGTGCTCCATCCGCTTGACTCTTTCACTCTAGCGAATGAACATAAACTAGAAACGATCGTTGTATCATACGGACGTAAAATCTACCAACTATTGATTCTCACCGCCTTCGATTACGGAAAGCAGCTCTTCCATAGAGGTCCACACATAATCCGGCTGAACCTGGGATTGCCGGATATCGCCCTCGGAGGTCACTCCCGTCAACACAAGCGCGGTACCCAGGCCGTTAACGGAACCAAACAAAATGTCCGTTTCCAGCCTGTCGCCGATCATCAGGCAGCGCTCGCCGGGCAGCCCTCCGGACTCCAGCGCTTGGACTCCGAAGTGCTTCGACGGCTTCCCGATTACCGCCATCGGCTGCGTGCCGCTGGCGGCTTCAATTGCCTTCACCATCGCCCATGTGTCGGGAATGAGGTCGCCGTCGACCGGGCAGCAGGGATCCGGATTGGCTGCAATCATAACCGCCCCATTGCGTACGGCTTTCATTGCCTGATGCAGCTTGCCGTAATCGAAATGCATATCCATTCCGACAAGCACATGCGTAGCTTCAAGCGGATCTTCCGTGTGCCTGATCCCTTGTTCGTCCAATTCGCGAATCATCGCCGGTTCTCCAACAACGAATACGCGAGTTTCCGGCTTCTCTTCGCGCAAATACACAGCCGCGGCATAAGCCGCCGTCACCACCTCTTCCAAATGACATTCCAGCCCAAGTCTCTGTAACCTTAATTGACATTCTCCGCGAGTCCGGGTGGTCGTATTGCTCAAGAACAAAATCTTCTTTCCCCGATCCCGCAAGGCAACGAGCGTCTCGGAGACGCCGGGAAGCAAAGCGTCTCCAAGCAAAATCGTCCCATCCAAATCAAAAAAGTAACCATCGAAATCCAACACAACCGACAATATACGAGCAGCTCCTTCCAGCACCGACAAGCAGTAACGGAGTTAGTTAATAAAATTCGCCTTACTCAACAAACGTTTCAATACGACTGCCGATTGCGCGCGGGTTGCGTAACTCTCGGAACCCAACGTATTCGCTGTCGTCCCTTTCAATAGGCCAACGTTAAGCGCTGCGGCCATTTCCGAGTTCCCCCAACCGACAGCCTGTACATCCTTAAATCGGCTAAGCATTTCCGCTTGTTTGTCTGCCGATATTGTCGTGTCTACACCCGCGTAAGCGAGAGCGCGGATTGCCATCGTAGCAAGTTCTTGACGTGTAATCTCTTGATCCGGACGGAAGGTTCCATCTTTATACCCGCTGACCAGGCCTGCGGATACGGCAGTCGCCACATCTTCCGCGTACCAGGCGGCGGAGTTAACATCATGGAACTTTGTCGTCGCTTTCGCAGGATCCAAGCTTAATGCCCGGACTAGCAGCGCTGCGAATTCCGCGCGGTTAATATTACGATCGCCGTCGAACCGATTAGCGCTCACGCCATTCACGACCAGCTTGTTAGCCAATAGCTCTACCTCGGCCTTTGCCCAGTGGTTGGCCATATCCGCAAAGCTGATATTGTTCTCTATTACCGTATATAGGCTATTTCCATTCCGTTTCAACGTAGCCGTTGTTTTACCGTCTTTGGTATAGAACAACGTTGGAACGAATTTCATCCGGTTCGTTCCAGGGAAGATTTGCACGCCTGTCGCTTTACTCGGATCCACGACCTTGTTCAGTACGATATCGCGTGAAACATAGGTGGAACCGAACGAAACGGCGACGGACTTCCCTTCTTGATTCACCGCTTCTACTTCAAATTTCACGGTCCCTGCGACCGGCGTTCCTCCTGCGGCAGTCACTGAATTTTCCACTGCCGCAGCATCGCTGCCGCTGAGCTTTTGAAGCGTCACCCTGATGGACAAGGCATCTACGCTTACGTTAAGCTGCTTGGCCAATGCTTCGATATTCAGAACGGATAATGGCAGAGAATAAGTCGCATGCTCGCCCAAGATAACCAAATCTTGATCCTTCTTACGACTTGCATCCAGAAGACCGGCCGCCGCTAGCTCCAGATTGTCTCCGGTGAATTTCACTTGTACTCGGGAGTGAGCATCGAATGCCTTCTTCAATGCGGCAGCGTCCACTTTGCCTTCTACCGCAACAATCACATCCGCGGGATTAGCCGGAATCGGAACGTCAGTACCTCCCGTGCCGCCAGTCCCCGTACCGTTTCCACCGCCGCCATTGCCTCCGCCTTCGCTCGGCTCTTCCGGTTTCTGGCCTTTGATCTCAATAGCTACCGGTTGCGTATAGATGTCGTACAGATTCGTATTACTTTCATCCATGGATGCCGTGTATCTGAACAGAGCATGTGCCGTCCCCGATTTCTTGGCCGTCATTTTACTTCCGTTCACCTCGACCAGATCTTGGCCATCCAACCATACGATATCAGGCGTTACGTTAGTCTTATCGCCCTTAAAGCTCTCAATTTCCGCTACAATCGGAACGGTCTCGTTCTTCTCTAGTACGTAGCGGTCTTTCTCCGGTTTAATCGCAGCCGCCCAATCCGATGCCCAGAAAGAATAATCGGTCGTTATACCGAATGCCCCAAGCTTGAACAACCTCATGAAATCGGCTTTATTGTTGAACGTCCACGGAGATACGAGAATGCCCCGATGCTTCGCGGCCTCCATGAAGTTCTTGCCCAATCCGGAATAATCCGTATTGAATGTCGCATTCAACGGCTGGAGCACCTTCAGCGTCTCGCGCAGCGATCTACCGACATTCGATTCGTTCGCTATATAGCCGGTTAATAATCCGGAAGGCATTTCCGGCATCAGCAGCGCGAGCCGTTTCAATTGATTCGCGTCGAAGGACATCGCGTTGACGACATCTTCCGCACCCATCTCCTTGATGATTCTCACGAAGGCATCGACAGCCGCGGGCGTACTCGTCTTGATCTCCGCCATAACCATCTTCCCGCTCTGCCGAGCCAGCTCAATCTGCTCGTCCAAAGTCGGCATAGGCTCGAACGGGAATCCGTTCGGATAAGGCTTATTCGCATTCAACGTTTTTAATTGCGCCAGCGTGTAGCTTTCTACGTTGCCGCTGCCGTTCGTTGTCGTCGATAGTTCATAGTTATGAGTAATAATCAAATGTCCATCGAGAGTGAGGAACATATCGTTCTCAATGAAGTCCGCCCCGGCTTCGAGACCCAGCCTATTGCTTACGAGCGTATTTTCAGGAGAAACGGAAGGCATTCCTCTGTGAGCGATAATGTATGGCTTGCGGATAAGCGTCGTTTCGTGGTCGTATACCTTGTATGCCTCGAACGCTTTCGTTGGCGAATCGGTAACGATGCCGTTCAAGCCCGCCGTAATCAATTGATGAAGAGATAAGCTTTTAGTCGCTTGGCTTGCGGCTTCTTGGGCCCATACGATGATGGCGCGTTGCTGCAAATAGGCCACATTTTCCATAGACGAAGCTTTTTGAGGCAAAATCGCGATTTTAGACAAGCTAACCGTCGTTTTTCTGCGAACTTCCAACAGGTCGTCTTTAGTCGCGATGTCCATCGCGCTGAAATCAACGATTCCGCGGATCATGGGATAGAGGGTTCGCGCTCTTTTGACTAAATCTCCATTGTCCGAGATGACGAAAGCATCCTCGATCCCCTTGGCCTTCAGAGCATCCATCAAGCCGTTGACGGTCAGTTCGTCTTTCACGTAGAAGGCCGGGATCATCCTGGCTCCGAGTGCGTCGATCATCGAATCCAGATCTCCGATCTGGGTCTTGCCGGACGGATCCGTCACTTTCAAGTCACCGTTAACATGTACGATGACCGTGGCGGGAAGCGTAGTTCCTGTCAGCGCGCTTAGATCGTTCATGCTCTTAATCTCTGTCACCACGGATGGCGCGATCGAAATTTTGGTTTCCGGCTCCGTCACGTTGACGAAAAGGTCG
Encoded proteins:
- a CDS encoding sugar phosphate isomerase/epimerase family protein, whose translation is MSASRDYFVSTYAWIENPLRETVVELVDEGWKAVEIMCEGRHGELLDWSEEQLAWLKRIGQDNGISWSLHAPITGCNPASTDTETIRASASLLQRTLQIAEQLGCAHVVVHPGEREGKLDDPNENDTHNEAANRVVSFLQRVLEATEGYEVIIALENVPPYPGLLGVDASFIKQVVQKADSPRVRIVFDVGHAHLTGKGQCLMSLQNLLPYVISLHLSDNRGEKDDHLRLGAGTVPLEGVLTLVRQFQYSGSWVLELRAVPDVFASFEWLELRRAGFGN
- a CDS encoding carbohydrate ABC transporter permease, which gives rise to MLLKKLKISRWLLYACAALWLVPLLWMTVTAFRPREIALSPAFSLEFTLDNFARVWSAAPFAQYYINTIIIVVCVFAVQMLTATMAAFAFARLEFMAKNVVFMLFLVQIMIPADVLIFPNYNVLKELFLLDTKLGIMLPYFASAFGIFLLRQMFKTIPPELDEAAEIEGYSKWTILWKIYFPLSRPTYVAFGLVSVSYHWNNFLWPLIVTNSVENRPLTVGLAIFAQSFEIGAQWTEVSAATLLVIAPLLIGFLLFQRQFMNSFIHSGIK
- a CDS encoding carbohydrate ABC transporter permease translates to MDNRKLRFHWKANAFAWLLLLPSLLFLFLFTFYPIAQTVKLSLFQADLATAVPVFLGFDNYANLIGDEVFWKVMSNNLWFAIGTVPTSIVLAILMAIYCNKALRGTSLVRISFFYPTMIPMIAVANVWLFIYTPQYGLLSRLMKSIGQGDINWLGSPQYVMWAMVIMVVWKEAGYFMIFFLAGLQNIPPDLYESAQVDGVGRWTVFRKITFPLLMPTTLFVSIVALTNSFKLVDHIMIMTKGGPNNASNLLLYYIYESAFSFWDQGMASTLTVVMIGVLLLFAALNFFGLDKKIHYR
- a CDS encoding ABC transporter substrate-binding protein, whose amino-acid sequence is MRLISKMSNKTIFVSLCLMLSITACSNNNTAPEEQSSAATVSPSSSAPVNEANNEEKVELTFYYPIAVGGPLTATVEGMAQEFTKQNPNITIKPVYTGSYADTAVKTQAGVQSKNPPDVAVLQSTELFSLLDMDAIIPLDDYIATEGGDTYLSDFYPAFLSNSQTGGKTYSIPFQRSTIVLYYNKDLFQAAGLDPEKAPQTWDEMKDYAKKLTKDGTWGLEIPVSGYAYWMLQTFALQNGNNLMSEDGKKVMFNTPENIEGLQYWSDLAKKDKVIPEGVTEWGTVPSDFLEGKTAMMYHTTGNLSNVKNNAKFNFGVSFLPKNKSYGSPTGGGNMYIFKDIDKKKQDAAWKFIQFMTETERAAQWSMDTGYVAVKKSAYESERMKKYTADFPAALVARDQLEYAAAELSTHNNGKVIKALSDPIQAVLTGSMTPEEALKKAQEEADKALAPFNK
- a CDS encoding HAD-IIA family hydrolase; this translates as MLDFDGYFFDLDGTILLGDALLPGVSETLVALRDRGKKILFLSNTTTRTRGECQLRLQRLGLECHLEEVVTAAYAAAVYLREEKPETRVFVVGEPAMIRELDEQGIRHTEDPLEATHVLVGMDMHFDYGKLHQAMKAVRNGAVMIAANPDPCCPVDGDLIPDTWAMVKAIEAASGTQPMAVIGKPSKHFGVQALESGGLPGERCLMIGDRLETDILFGSVNGLGTALVLTGVTSEGDIRQSQVQPDYVWTSMEELLSVIEGGENQ
- a CDS encoding glycerophosphodiester phosphodiesterase family protein, translating into MIRHSRFFSVILIFTLVSGIIQFNSFLPKTNAADAVRKSLDVNKTLVAPVIDGNLDESIWNLDQQLDSRQGDGIFKDSSFGLLWDNQYLYIGVKLDDDNLTSNGSGYWFEQDNINVFLDPTMHRSTPFAKDDMQLGFVYQPGTTTPEFHFGAALNNHSGKDEKKILRAIQTTNNGWSLELAVPWDMLSMDPLVTKQLGIEIGASDRYDTDPSKIRNSYWSAFNTLSFWNNTSGFGQINLVDGNPVTGAINPVLLEENFEGYADGELPFGWISDVNAGSTPISVVQDTYGNRALKFDGNASGKQARITAPVQWDNYVIEADVRFEEVLNGARWAAIMFRGASNGKNPYNQMAVRQNGSYEVALRKQDNQWATPTPVTGTWTPLILNEDYSWKVRVSGSNVKEYIKAKGDPDYTMVVDQNLGPDVLLEKGKVGFQADQSKVAFDNLKVTRITAERLDVTLPSTLEALTTPVSVTGSVYQSDGIADLLTDKQIKLYSSDESVIKIINNKIVPVKEGTATVKAVYINAEAAQQIVVTPSTTGVQTLSLVPDEGYKLAVTGTEIPLDALTFKAEFSDFTSGTLKGDELNWSSNNSAVVIEDGVIKVKQKGAHLLTVQMDGASATMLIAAKDAADSEYVLYEENFDAIADGSLPEGWIRKEGAAVGKAGVKDGALEIDASASPNNPSRVLLPEYLAMFGDYKIEADVTHLAANDAARWNSVMYRIQNNDFPYYQMAVRKDATASNGIEFAERTPANAWNVMDRGTYTEALDPAKMYRYVVRTFGNRVEQQINDKLINNNDMATAYAKGGIGFQANGSKMKVDNVRVSLQQTALTPLPSDLFVNVTEPETKISIAPSVVTEIKSMNDLSALTGTTLPATVIVHVNGDLKVTDPSGKTQIGDLDSMIDALGARMIPAFYVKDELTVNGLMDALKAKGIEDAFVISDNGDLVKRARTLYPMIRGIVDFSAMDIATKDDLLEVRRKTTVSLSKIAILPQKASSMENVAYLQQRAIIVWAQEAASQATKSLSLHQLITAGLNGIVTDSPTKAFEAYKVYDHETTLIRKPYIIAHRGMPSVSPENTLVSNRLGLEAGADFIENDMFLTLDGHLIITHNYELSTTTNGSGNVESYTLAQLKTLNANKPYPNGFPFEPMPTLDEQIELARQSGKMVMAEIKTSTPAAVDAFVRIIKEMGAEDVVNAMSFDANQLKRLALLMPEMPSGLLTGYIANESNVGRSLRETLKVLQPLNATFNTDYSGLGKNFMEAAKHRGILVSPWTFNNKADFMRLFKLGAFGITTDYSFWASDWAAAIKPEKDRYVLEKNETVPIVAEIESFKGDKTNVTPDIVWLDGQDLVEVNGSKMTAKKSGTAHALFRYTASMDESNTNLYDIYTQPVAIEIKGQKPEEPSEGGGNGGGGNGTGTGGTGGTDVPIPANPADVIVAVEGKVDAAALKKAFDAHSRVQVKFTGDNLELAAAGLLDASRKKDQDLVILGEHATYSLPLSVLNIEALAKQLNVSVDALSIRVTLQKLSGSDAAAVENSVTAAGGTPVAGTVKFEVEAVNQEGKSVAVSFGSTYVSRDIVLNKVVDPSKATGVQIFPGTNRMKFVPTLFYTKDGKTTATLKRNGNSLYTVIENNISFADMANHWAKAEVELLANKLVVNGVSANRFDGDRNINRAEFAALLVRALSLDPAKATTKFHDVNSAAWYAEDVATAVSAGLVSGYKDGTFRPDQEITRQELATMAIRALAYAGVDTTISADKQAEMLSRFKDVQAVGWGNSEMAAALNVGLLKGTTANTLGSESYATRAQSAVVLKRLLSKANFIN